In a genomic window of Spiroplasma melliferum:
- a CDS encoding uracil-DNA glycosylase: protein MAMWIKYAVGWGEFFDNEIKKPYFKQLLKNIDNEYQNKLCYPTKTDIFRLFTLIEPNDIKVVIIGQDPYHGPGQANGLAFSVNDGIKNPPSLVNIFHELKKDLGIDHHASGNLDHWAKEGVFLYNTIGSVVAKTPLSHKDIGWTNFSQNLIIYLNEIRDDIVYVLWGNYAKQYSEYILNKSNIIKGAHPSPFSYNLFKDQQFFVKINNLLLKNKKNIIDWKM, encoded by the coding sequence ATGGCAATGTGAATAAAGTACGCAGTTGGTTGAGGAGAATTCTTTGATAATGAAATTAAAAAGCCGTATTTTAAACAATTGTTAAAAAATATTGATAATGAGTATCAAAATAAACTTTGCTATCCCACAAAAACAGATATTTTTCGTTTGTTTACATTAATTGAGCCAAATGATATTAAAGTTGTTATTATTGGGCAAGATCCATATCATGGCCCTGGTCAAGCAAATGGTTTAGCTTTTAGTGTTAATGATGGTATTAAAAATCCACCAAGTTTAGTTAATATTTTTCATGAATTAAAAAAGGACTTAGGAATTGATCATCATGCTAGTGGTAATTTAGACCATTGAGCTAAAGAAGGTGTTTTTTTATATAATACAATTGGAAGTGTTGTTGCTAAAACCCCTTTAAGTCATAAGGATATTGGTTGAACTAATTTTAGTCAAAATTTAATTATTTATTTAAATGAAATTCGGGATGATATTGTCTATGTTTTATGAGGTAATTATGCAAAGCAGTATAGTGAATATATTTTGAATAAAAGTAATATTATTAAGGGAGCACATCCATCACCTTTTAGTTACAATTTATTTAAAGATCAACAATTTTTTGTAAAAATTAATAATTTACTTTTAAAAAATAAAAAAAACATAATTGATTGAAAAATGTAA
- a CDS encoding tRNA (guanine-N7-)-methyltransferase, which produces MRLRNKPWATKYIMENSTFAIQNPEYYRGQWGKKIFKNNNPLNIEIGSGKGDFIIALAKKYPNQNFLAIERYPSVLVLALKKIIAENLPNLKIIVFDAIFLPEIFASKEINKIYLNFSDPWPKARHEKRRLTNKIFLNFYQIILQDNGEIHFKTDNDQLFNYSLESFKENNWKIVDYTTNLYQSQYLKNNIPTEYEQRFVKLGKNINYLYVRK; this is translated from the coding sequence ATGAGACTAAGAAATAAACCTTGAGCAACAAAATATATTATGGAAAATTCTACCTTTGCAATTCAAAATCCAGAATATTATAGGGGGCAATGGGGGAAAAAGATCTTCAAAAATAATAATCCCTTAAATATTGAAATTGGTTCGGGAAAAGGGGATTTTATTATAGCATTAGCAAAGAAATATCCAAATCAAAATTTTTTAGCAATTGAACGGTATCCTTCAGTTTTAGTGTTAGCTTTAAAAAAAATTATTGCCGAAAATTTACCTAATTTAAAAATAATTGTTTTTGATGCTATTTTTTTGCCAGAAATTTTTGCATCTAAAGAAATTAATAAAATATATTTAAATTTCTCTGATCCTTGGCCTAAAGCCCGTCATGAAAAACGTCGGTTAACAAATAAAATATTTTTAAATTTTTATCAAATTATTTTACAGGATAATGGTGAAATTCATTTTAAAACAGATAATGATCAATTATTTAACTATTCATTAGAATCATTTAAAGAAAATAATTGAAAAATTGTTGATTATACAACAAATCTATATCAAAGTCAGTATTTGAAAAATAATATTCCAACTGAATATGAACAACGTTTTGTTAAACTTGGGAAAAATATTAATTATTTATATGTTCGGAAATAA
- a CDS encoding Spiroplasmavirus-related protein, with translation MLGMYLTTAVNFLAADTPTISGGMDSIWSGLGQAMTKVKDAVYAVLPQLMTFLGDAWIILIPFGIFVIIKILNFFRVMVKGF, from the coding sequence ATGTTAGGTATGTATTTAACAACAGCTGTTAATTTTCTAGCTGCAGATACTCCTACTATTTCAGGTGGAATGGATTCTATTTGAAGTGGTTTAGGACAAGCTATGACAAAAGTTAAAGATGCTGTTTATGCTGTGTTACCACAATTAATGACCTTTTTAGGTGATGCGTGAATTATTTTAATTCCATTTGGAATTTTTGTAATTATTAAGATTTTAAACTTTTTCCGTGTCATGGTTAAAGGATTTTAA
- a CDS encoding Spiroplasmavirus-related protein produces the protein MKKSLSLFAVVILGILSLVIPLITLTAFKPLNQQNYTVKQQATGINETDFINTMFLRSTFFENWSETNYFINPTLKTSQTLTYNDKWYLDFLKDSYSTGISFDKPSDEFMDLYKNWDTYAKQYNIDKFYDVDKKQFLKELTNFSYSFAKYFNTVEVINKFEKSVDNLQIVDITSNFGNWKQVYWYDKPFADIDNKYYIVIWKGLNLEKWNIVKFNNNNEKIEIQIDSGQELWKFDKQLMLDVGKGIILWNNDSTGKIFKSVYRWNGDTEPQIPEIDKNGNLKYFSEYWESVRNFLLKYIDIIIQENIRVQQGGNPDYDDPNLGSQRIIFDFEIINNLDKVNTSTILTKKSIYRMILTIDERKNIIAGSLELTHLKQYWNGYDYNNYRYTDDLGFLFSFMKDKENTFNFSAETYNYYQGNTPNTGKEIFEQMKGQIDINKFLKAFFAHALVPVFQNRSNFIESGYIDNLQYDTVLINFFGLKLVNFRDVLIDENNTNKTQFEKLLNSMFTVSQNFYKDYLRTIFDLENNTYVQGYNKKYGLLANNGFKIYPRYFYFSDKYKQLDIKLYSAYKNRFYSTNYGNVFNYDFSVSNDYNINQNEGYVFEGALKDKYGLKYKKIEEQKIGYNVFELQAQKENDMYRYYDFNFGIYNWQEINNGGLFPDGQWWQAQYESCSWYNLACHIRNAAIWIVNNIPGVKQVNELASGVGKIFQTIYSFFNQTFEVWKFSPALYNTITNIFLLIIFMKFVRLI, from the coding sequence ATGAAAAAATCTTTATCTTTATTTGCAGTTGTTATTTTAGGTATTTTAAGTTTAGTTATTCCTTTGATTACATTAACTGCATTTAAACCCTTAAATCAGCAAAATTATACTGTTAAGCAACAAGCAACCGGTATCAATGAAACAGATTTTATTAATACAATGTTTTTACGTAGTACTTTTTTTGAAAACTGGTCAGAAACAAATTATTTTATTAATCCAACTTTAAAAACATCACAAACATTAACTTACAATGATAAATGATATTTAGATTTTTTAAAGGATAGTTATTCTACCGGAATTTCATTCGATAAGCCCAGTGATGAGTTCATGGACTTATATAAAAATTGAGATACTTATGCTAAACAATATAACATTGATAAATTTTATGATGTTGATAAAAAACAATTTTTAAAAGAATTAACTAATTTTTCTTATTCTTTTGCAAAATATTTTAATACTGTTGAAGTTATTAATAAATTTGAAAAAAGTGTTGATAATTTACAAATTGTTGATATTACTTCAAATTTTGGAAATTGGAAACAAGTTTATTGATATGATAAACCATTTGCTGATATTGATAATAAATATTATATTGTTATTTGAAAAGGCTTAAATTTAGAAAAATGAAATATTGTTAAATTTAATAATAACAATGAAAAAATAGAAATTCAGATAGATAGTGGCCAAGAATTATGAAAATTTGATAAACAATTAATGCTTGATGTTGGTAAAGGAATTATTTTATGAAATAATGATTCGACAGGAAAAATTTTTAAATCAGTTTATCGTTGGAATGGAGATACTGAACCACAAATACCCGAAATAGACAAAAACGGTAATTTAAAATATTTTTCAGAATATTGAGAAAGTGTTCGTAATTTTTTATTAAAATATATTGATATTATTATTCAAGAAAATATTCGAGTTCAGCAAGGTGGTAACCCTGATTATGATGATCCAAATTTAGGTAGTCAAAGAATAATTTTTGATTTTGAAATTATTAATAATTTAGATAAAGTTAATACTAGTACAATTTTAACTAAGAAGTCAATTTATCGAATGATTTTAACGATTGATGAACGAAAAAATATTATTGCTGGGAGTTTAGAGTTAACACACCTTAAGCAATATTGGAATGGATATGATTATAATAATTATCGGTATACTGATGATTTGGGTTTTTTATTTTCTTTTATGAAGGATAAAGAAAATACATTTAATTTTAGTGCTGAAACATATAATTATTATCAAGGTAATACTCCTAATACTGGTAAAGAGATTTTTGAACAGATGAAAGGACAAATTGATATTAATAAATTTTTAAAAGCCTTTTTTGCGCATGCGTTGGTGCCAGTGTTTCAAAATCGTAGTAATTTTATTGAAAGTGGTTATATTGATAATTTACAATATGATACAGTTTTAATTAACTTTTTTGGTTTAAAATTAGTTAATTTTAGAGATGTTTTAATTGATGAAAATAATACTAATAAAACTCAATTTGAAAAGTTATTAAATAGTATGTTTACGGTTTCTCAAAATTTTTATAAAGATTATTTACGAACCATTTTTGATTTAGAAAATAACACTTATGTGCAAGGATATAACAAGAAATATGGTTTATTAGCGAACAATGGTTTTAAAATTTATCCACGTTACTTTTATTTTTCTGATAAATATAAGCAATTAGATATCAAGTTGTATTCTGCTTATAAAAATCGTTTTTATAGTACTAATTATGGTAATGTATTTAATTATGATTTTTCAGTTTCAAATGATTATAATATTAATCAAAATGAGGGTTATGTTTTTGAAGGTGCTTTAAAAGACAAATATGGTTTAAAATATAAAAAAATTGAAGAACAAAAAATTGGTTATAATGTTTTTGAATTACAAGCTCAAAAAGAAAATGATATGTATCGTTATTATGATTTTAATTTTGGTATTTATAATTGACAAGAAATTAATAATGGTGGGTTGTTTCCTGACGGTCAATGATGACAAGCACAATATGAAAGTTGCAGTTGATATAATTTAGCATGTCATATTAGAAATGCAGCAATATGAATTGTTAATAATATTCCTGGTGTTAAGCAAGTAAATGAATTAGCAAGCGGAGTTGGTAAAATATTTCAAACAATATATAGTTTTTTTAATCAAACATTTGAAGTATGAAAATTTAGTCCAGCATTATATAATACAATAACAAATATATTCCTATTAATTATATTTATGAAATTTGTACGATTAATATAA
- a CDS encoding Spiroplasmavirus-related protein, whose amino-acid sequence MKKLLSILGTIGLTATSTTTLISCDKPNNKNIPCEKQDHGNWKQQCYNDSSFNDIDNKYYIVIWKGLNLEKWNIVKFNNNNEKIEIQIDSGQELWKFDKQLMLDVGKGIILWNNDSTGKIFKSVYRWNGDTEPQIPEIDKNTGKITDWKE is encoded by the coding sequence ATGAAAAAATTACTAAGTATTTTAGGAACAATAGGATTAACAGCAACAAGTACAACCACATTAATTAGTTGTGATAAACCAAATAATAAAAATATTCCTTGTGAAAAACAAGACCACGGAAATTGAAAACAACAATGTTACAACGATTCATCATTTAATGATATTGATAATAAATATTATATTGTTATTTGAAAAGGCTTAAATTTAGAAAAATGAAATATTGTTAAATTTAATAATAACAATGAAAAAATAGAAATTCAGATAGATAGTGGCCAAGAATTATGAAAATTTGATAAACAATTAATGCTTGATGTTGGTAAAGGAATTATTTTATGAAATAATGATTCGACAGGAAAAATTTTTAAATCAGTTTATCGTTGGAATGGAGATACTGAACCACAAATACCCGAAATAGACAAAAATACTGGTAAAATTACTGATTGAAAAGAATAA
- a CDS encoding transposase of IS30 family protein produces the protein MNYKHFNIDERVILSQLLVSKLFQKKNGKPNLFKISKYMERSVSTIWNEVKRFQKLKEYNPIKAHKKYLKNRKKSVKHIKFSYQQLMWLDEKFNKFHWSPEIICYAYKREFGIKFPVCFKTLYKYVFLGLFGLNKRNLYFHGRKNKSKQNIDNRGKLSNFRTIAESKHNKNEFGWFEMDTIVGKDFKSVCLVLTEQLTKFEIVKKLKDRTPNEVISVIKNIFKTSVLKKIVKGIITDQGKEFSEWKQIEAYIDTKVYFCDKGKPTQKPIVERINRDLRHWFPKGIDLDVYSQEYYDEIVNIINERPRQCLGWNSAKNYFVNFIKKYVNIKI, from the coding sequence ATGAATTATAAGCATTTCAATATTGATGAACGTGTTATATTAAGTCAGTTATTAGTATCAAAACTATTTCAAAAGAAAAATGGCAAACCAAATTTATTTAAAATTTCTAAATATATGGAAAGAAGTGTCTCTACAATTTGAAATGAAGTTAAACGTTTTCAAAAGTTAAAAGAATATAATCCTATTAAAGCTCATAAAAAGTATCTTAAAAATCGTAAAAAATCAGTTAAGCATATTAAATTTTCATATCAACAATTAATGTGATTAGATGAAAAATTTAATAAGTTTCATTGGTCGCCCGAGATTATTTGTTATGCATATAAACGTGAATTTGGTATTAAATTTCCGGTATGTTTTAAAACTTTATATAAGTATGTTTTTCTTGGTTTATTTGGTTTAAATAAACGTAATTTGTATTTTCACGGTAGAAAAAATAAGAGTAAACAAAATATTGATAATCGTGGTAAATTAAGTAATTTTAGAACTATTGCAGAGTCTAAACATAATAAAAATGAATTTGGTTGATTTGAAATGGATACAATAGTTGGCAAAGATTTTAAATCTGTTTGTTTGGTTTTAACTGAACAATTAACTAAATTTGAAATTGTAAAAAAATTAAAAGATAGGACACCAAATGAAGTAATCAGTGTTATTAAAAATATTTTTAAAACTAGTGTTTTAAAGAAAATAGTTAAAGGTATTATAACTGATCAAGGTAAAGAGTTTTCAGAATGAAAACAAATTGAAGCTTATATTGATACTAAAGTTTATTTTTGTGATAAAGGTAAACCTACTCAAAAACCTATTGTTGAACGAATTAACCGGGATTTAAGGCATTGATTTCCTAAAGGAATAGATTTAGATGTTTATTCACAAGAATATTACGATGAAATAGTTAATATTATTAATGAAAGACCACGACAGTGTTTAGGTTGAAATTCAGCAAAAAATTATTTTGTCAATTTTATTAAAAAATATGTTAATATAAAAATATAA
- a CDS encoding ABC-type transport system permease protein, with the protein MLLFLQTLKSMFKQKAQLIIFIILAALLTLLTTSSWIVNTRLTNAYSFMGEGTFAYDYLLRFDSKKKTGQNVETITPWYAFSNDYHLITDVNGEQWTLPYAHLGEDGALKALDNNVEIEFTFDSRTNKVSNIIFTDLDKTAPIFLNNGLYRFNFNSKAFQTSVIGQLYDQKGYLFNQDNLPLIEEFMNNFTHSDISQNTVNLIIAYLNKKYPGITDRKKLKDAVIDFVNNGITKWKKDVDLRGSVDEIPTKASIENRLFEEKLNGDLSFLVKDTSQPLTKISLYYSPTVNNNLDVGYNNNIENAVFSVNDFYNQNNKNSSFRNQPYGPYGLTKSYYTLVAKASNFSVQLREQYAYWDLTSNLKYKIINWQQLLQDNKLKLIKKYDSFDPTNPINDVYVVITPQFARSQKLKVGDQLTIGENSNFFVGAIGGDPANIYPTIYDTDVFPDPKTDGIIYVSEKVYRSESIAANTDIEENSTLYINHVGLSENKGTDFENFKKYLAADFWSLNNPSDKNAPLQSRDETKLVYLRYSLLGTTIRFYRTITIVLCIIFLIILIFTLIILIKKIINQQKIENGILKANGYSGLTIASSYLAHAIVVTGIGVPLGWIIGVCLQLPIMSVFNSYFVIPVNFSFSLIPFAICFGIIGLVSSLSILVTAIRQLIISPLDLLNPNKNIKTSKLVYSISNVFRFKKFTTKFRFVMMAVSMKKIGWFFLTFFVASLSLTLATLIPTAINKFSKDYYANLNYNNEYEYTNVIGNIPFSRYEMYDWNGPSFSTEAAYPLTKNSLVSDYLYNGKWLSTKTDISAKNAHLYAQQLNNMIIFNFMVGKGASLSIGTFYDMYKHYGENVDIRNQIDTLLCSTMPRAFGKPPVHPTDPNIIDRWTYCAQYATSDIMPGKIRAMWLKDDLAKLQFNFTFGTSTYNSKNEDVYTGYTTNISNSSFILPTYGINANNKTIIFPNHTVKKILDDSKNLNIGADEIPMVVNKAAESKYNLLLNKIVETTTNVQQLQYCDDALHCAVDQAAWSYELPSGFTDDNLNPFTLDLTKLTIGNKTRVGFENKNGKVQDYYNIKNFVLKLPVSAFKPGEFQNSTISATTGRRLPGLLDLNSPPDQRVVTKEVTAEGDYYVIHPFDNKFDKEINGIGDLTGFPTNWYREALRQGLLKIGKITKNIKYKVVGIQNSYDVPRAYVNQVIANKILGFNTSSSELYDDKDDNPMLWFNGKFSKYNDQVDQTTRFNLSSPDGSYSMNDFMNGQLTSGVGGTDYLIIKSQVIEKLAWISSILSIIFVIITIITAIIIVYIMTESFVNSFLKFMAVMKALGYSNREINSLTLGIFTPFAFLAWILGVGIMWLTLWLGVYGFIAIAKVIIPFGFPWITIPITFILMAGIYLITYWISTYKINHMSIQEQVTANEV; encoded by the coding sequence ATGTTGCTGTTTTTACAAACATTAAAAAGTATGTTTAAGCAAAAAGCACAGTTAATTATTTTTATAATATTAGCTGCGCTTTTAACATTATTAACAACTTCTTCGTGAATTGTTAATACACGTTTAACTAATGCATATTCATTTATGGGGGAAGGAACTTTTGCTTATGATTATTTATTAAGATTTGATAGTAAAAAGAAAACAGGACAAAATGTAGAAACAATTACCCCCTGATATGCTTTTAGCAATGATTATCATTTAATTACTGATGTTAATGGTGAACAGTGAACATTACCTTATGCTCATTTAGGTGAAGATGGAGCATTAAAAGCATTGGATAATAATGTTGAAATAGAATTTACTTTTGATTCTAGAACAAATAAAGTAAGTAATATTATTTTTACTGATCTTGATAAAACTGCTCCAATTTTTTTAAATAATGGTTTATATCGTTTTAACTTTAATAGCAAAGCTTTTCAAACTTCTGTAATTGGACAATTATATGATCAGAAAGGTTATCTTTTTAATCAAGATAATTTACCTTTAATTGAAGAATTTATGAATAATTTTACGCATAGTGATATTTCACAGAATACAGTAAATTTAATTATTGCATATTTAAATAAAAAATATCCTGGGATAACAGATAGAAAAAAATTAAAGGATGCAGTTATTGATTTTGTTAATAATGGTATAACAAAATGAAAAAAAGATGTTGATTTACGAGGGAGCGTAGATGAAATTCCTACTAAAGCTAGCATTGAAAATAGATTATTTGAGGAAAAATTAAATGGTGATTTAAGTTTTTTAGTAAAAGATACATCACAGCCTTTAACAAAAATTAGTCTTTATTATTCACCAACTGTTAATAATAATCTTGATGTTGGTTATAATAATAATATTGAAAATGCCGTTTTTAGTGTTAATGATTTTTATAATCAAAATAATAAGAATAGTAGTTTTAGGAATCAACCTTATGGACCTTATGGATTGACAAAATCCTATTATACTTTAGTTGCTAAAGCTTCAAATTTTTCAGTTCAGTTACGTGAACAATATGCATATTGAGACTTAACATCAAATTTAAAATATAAAATTATTAATTGACAACAATTATTACAAGATAATAAATTAAAACTTATTAAAAAATATGATTCTTTTGACCCAACTAATCCAATTAATGATGTATATGTTGTTATTACACCACAATTTGCACGGAGTCAAAAATTAAAAGTAGGAGATCAACTTACAATTGGTGAAAATTCAAATTTCTTTGTTGGTGCTATTGGTGGAGATCCGGCTAATATTTATCCAACAATTTATGATACTGATGTTTTTCCAGATCCAAAAACAGATGGTATTATTTATGTTTCTGAAAAAGTTTATCGTAGTGAGTCTATTGCTGCCAACACTGATATTGAAGAAAATTCCACATTATATATTAATCATGTTGGTTTATCTGAAAATAAAGGAACAGACTTTGAAAATTTTAAAAAATATTTAGCAGCTGATTTTTGAAGTTTAAATAATCCAAGTGATAAAAATGCTCCACTACAAAGTCGCGATGAAACAAAGTTGGTTTACTTACGTTATTCTTTATTGGGAACTACAATTAGATTTTATCGTACGATTACAATCGTTTTATGCATTATTTTCTTAATAATTTTAATTTTCACATTAATAATTTTAATTAAAAAAATTATTAATCAACAAAAAATTGAAAATGGAATTTTAAAAGCAAACGGCTATAGTGGATTAACAATTGCTAGTTCTTATTTAGCGCATGCAATTGTAGTAACTGGAATTGGAGTTCCACTTGGATGAATTATTGGTGTCTGTTTGCAACTCCCTATTATGAGTGTTTTTAATAGTTACTTTGTTATTCCAGTTAACTTTTCATTTTCATTGATTCCATTTGCAATTTGTTTTGGGATTATTGGTCTTGTTAGTAGTTTGTCAATTTTAGTAACAGCAATTCGACAATTAATAATTAGTCCGTTAGATTTATTAAATCCGAATAAAAATATTAAAACCTCAAAATTAGTATATTCTATTAGCAATGTTTTTCGTTTTAAAAAGTTTACAACAAAATTTCGTTTTGTGATGATGGCCGTTTCAATGAAAAAAATTGGTTGATTTTTCTTAACATTTTTTGTTGCTAGTTTATCTTTAACGTTAGCAACTTTAATTCCAACAGCAATCAATAAGTTTAGTAAAGATTATTATGCCAATTTAAATTATAATAATGAATACGAATATACGAATGTTATTGGTAATATTCCATTTAGTCGCTATGAAATGTATGACTGAAATGGTCCTAGTTTTTCGACTGAGGCAGCATATCCATTAACTAAAAATTCTTTAGTAAGTGATTATTTATATAATGGAAAATGGTTATCAACAAAAACTGATATTAGTGCTAAAAATGCTCATTTATACGCACAACAATTAAATAATATGATTATTTTTAATTTTATGGTTGGAAAAGGAGCAAGTTTATCAATTGGTACTTTTTATGATATGTATAAACATTATGGTGAAAATGTTGATATTCGAAATCAAATTGATACTTTATTATGTTCAACAATGCCACGTGCATTTGGAAAACCACCAGTCCACCCAACAGACCCAAATATTATTGATCGTTGGACTTATTGTGCACAATATGCAACAAGTGATATTATGCCAGGTAAAATTCGAGCAATGTGGTTAAAAGATGATTTGGCGAAATTACAATTTAATTTTACTTTTGGAACTTCAACTTATAATTCAAAAAATGAAGATGTTTATACCGGATATACAACAAATATATCAAATTCAAGTTTTATTCTTCCAACATATGGAATTAATGCAAATAATAAAACAATTATTTTTCCAAATCATACGGTTAAAAAAATCTTAGATGATAGTAAAAATTTAAATATTGGGGCAGATGAAATTCCAATGGTTGTAAATAAAGCCGCAGAAAGTAAATATAATTTATTGTTAAATAAAATAGTTGAAACTACTACTAATGTTCAACAATTACAGTATTGTGATGATGCACTGCATTGTGCTGTGGACCAAGCCGCATGGTCATATGAGTTACCAAGTGGTTTTACTGATGATAATCTTAATCCTTTTACCCTTGATTTAACGAAATTAACAATTGGAAACAAAACACGTGTTGGTTTTGAAAATAAAAATGGTAAAGTTCAAGATTATTATAATATTAAAAATTTTGTTTTAAAATTACCAGTTTCTGCTTTTAAACCAGGGGAATTTCAAAATTCAACAATTTCTGCAACAACAGGACGCCGTTTACCAGGGTTGCTAGACCTTAATAGCCCCCCTGATCAGAGAGTAGTCACTAAAGAAGTAACTGCAGAAGGTGATTATTATGTTATTCATCCTTTTGATAATAAATTTGACAAAGAAATTAATGGTATTGGTGATTTAACGGGCTTTCCAACTAATTGATATCGAGAAGCATTACGGCAAGGATTATTAAAAATTGGCAAAATTACTAAAAATATTAAATATAAAGTTGTTGGAATTCAAAATTCATATGATGTTCCGAGGGCATATGTAAATCAAGTTATTGCTAATAAAATTCTTGGTTTTAATACAAGTTCTAGTGAACTATATGATGACAAAGATGATAATCCGATGTTATGATTTAATGGTAAGTTTAGTAAATATAATGATCAAGTTGATCAAACAACACGATTTAATCTTTCTTCCCCAGATGGTTCGTATTCAATGAATGATTTTATGAATGGCCAATTAACTAGTGGAGTTGGGGGAACAGATTATTTAATTATTAAATCGCAAGTTATTGAAAAACTTGCTTGAATTTCAAGTATCTTATCGATTATCTTTGTTATTATTACGATTATAACCGCTATTATTATTGTATATATTATGACAGAATCCTTTGTTAATTCTTTCCTAAAATTTATGGCTGTAATGAAAGCTTTAGGATATTCAAATCGTGAAATTAATAGTTTAACATTAGGGATATTTACTCCGTTTGCTTTTCTAGCATGAATTTTAGGTGTTGGTATAATGTGATTAACATTATGACTAGGTGTTTATGGGTTTATTGCAATTGCTAAAGTAATTATTCCATTTGGATTCCCATGAATTACAATTCCAATTACTTTTATTTTAATGGCAGGAATCTATTTAATAACATATTGAATTTCAACTTATAAAATTAATCATATGAGTATTCAAGAACAAGTTACTGCAAACGAAGTATAA
- a CDS encoding 50S ribosomal protein L7/L12: MALSKDDIIKALEEMKLSDLNELVKAIEDHFGVVAAAAVAAAPAEGSAAAGPSEVNIVLTDTGPSKVAIIKLVKEITGKELMAAKAIVDKLPAVIKEKVKVEEAEEIKGQLVAAGASVDLK; encoded by the coding sequence ATGGCATTATCAAAAGATGATATTATTAAAGCATTAGAAGAAATGAAATTATCAGATTTAAATGAATTAGTAAAAGCAATTGAAGATCATTTTGGTGTTGTAGCTGCCGCAGCAGTTGCCGCAGCTCCAGCAGAAGGATCAGCAGCAGCGGGGCCTTCAGAGGTTAATATTGTGTTAACAGATACAGGACCAAGTAAAGTTGCAATTATTAAATTAGTTAAAGAAATTACTGGAAAAGAATTAATGGCAGCAAAAGCGATTGTTGATAAATTACCAGCAGTAATTAAAGAAAAAGTAAAAGTAGAAGAAGCAGAAGAAATTAAAGGACAATTAGTAGCAGCTGGAGCTTCAGTTGATCTTAAATAA
- a CDS encoding 50S ribosomal protein L10 produces the protein MKPAMKIKTAVVNEIVNNFKTANSAVIVEYQKLTVAEFTELRRMLTKQDVNIKVYKNNLVSLAAKEAGFAELDQFLTGPNAFAFGTGEQMAAAKTLAKFAKIHPAIKLKAGIYEGKVLDTKAIVEIAALPTKDELLSMFGASLLYPLRMFAIAVKEIAKTRSE, from the coding sequence ATGAAGCCAGCAATGAAAATTAAAACAGCAGTTGTTAATGAAATTGTTAATAACTTTAAAACTGCTAATTCAGCAGTTATTGTCGAATATCAAAAATTAACGGTTGCTGAATTTACAGAACTAAGAAGAATGCTTACAAAACAAGATGTAAACATTAAAGTATATAAAAATAACTTAGTAAGTTTGGCTGCTAAAGAAGCAGGATTTGCTGAATTAGACCAATTTTTAACAGGTCCTAATGCTTTTGCGTTTGGTACAGGTGAACAGATGGCTGCCGCAAAAACTTTAGCAAAATTTGCAAAAATACATCCAGCAATAAAATTAAAAGCTGGAATTTATGAGGGTAAAGTCTTAGACACAAAAGCGATTGTTGAAATTGCAGCGTTACCAACAAAAGACGAGTTACTATCAATGTTTGGAGCAAGTTTATTATACCCATTACGTATGTTTGCAATAGCAGTTAAAGAAATTGCTAAAACAAGAAGTGAATAA